TATTGAGACGATCGGTGAAAACGCAAGAAATGCCAATTTTGTGGGCGGGCCACTGGTTGAAGAATTTGAGCAGGATTTTGCCCGTTTTTGTGGCAGTAAGTATGCAATTGGTGTGGGAAGTGGAACCGATGCCCTGCGCTTTGCTCTTATGGGGGCTCAGGTGAGTCCCGGTGATATGGTTATCACTGTTCCCAACACATTTATTGCTACTACAGAAGCAATTACTCAGGCTGGCGCCATACCGGTCTTTATTGATGTCGATGAGCGTACCGGCTGTATGGCACCTGATAAGTTAAGGGACTATCTTGAAACCCACTGTTATATCGATATGCATCAGGGGGTAACAATCAACAAAATAACGGACAAGCCGGTGAAGGCTGTTATTCCGGTGCACCTTTTTGGACAGGTTGCCGATATGGATCCCATCATGGATCTTGCTCACAGGCACAATATCACCATTATAGAAGATGCGTGTCAGGCACACGGAGCGCAGTACTTTTCTCAAAAACGTCAAAGCTGGCTCAGGGCTGGTTCGATCGGTGAATCCGCCGCGTTTAGTTTCTACCCCGGTAAGAACCTTGGGGCCTTTGGTGAAGCGGGGGCAGTCACTACCAATAATGAACAGTTAGCCAACAGAATACGGATGTTAAGGGATCATGGTCAGGTGAGAAAATATATTCATGAGATTGAGGGGTATAATGGTCGCCTGGATACTATACAGGCAGCAATACTACTTATAAAGCTAAGGCATTTGCCCCGATGGAATGAAATGAGAAGAGAGTGTGCTGCACGATATAATGAATTACTGACCAAAATTTCAGGGGTTGAATTGCCGTATGAGCCTATCTGGTCCCGCTCGGTTTACCATCTATATGTTATTCAGAATGTCCAAAGAGATACGATGCAGCAGTTTCTGTCTCAAAAAGGAATCGGCACCGGGCTTCACTATCCCGTTCCACTTCACCTTCAAAAAGCCTACTCGGTACTGGGATATAAGGAAGGATCTTTTCCGGTAAGTGAGAGGATGTGTAAAGATATACTGTCTTTGCCTATGTTTCCTACTCTTGGTTATGAGCAGCAACAAAGAGTCGCAATGGCGGTGATGGAATTCAATGATAGTCAAAGAAACGGCACCAGCGAGGATACATTCAGCAATGCAAACCAATAATTGGTAACATAGGGCAGGCTGGAGCTGAAAAGAGTACTTATACGACAAGGGAGAGAACACAATGAAAGCAACAAGTTTGTTCTATATTCTCAAGCCCTTTATCCCTCGTTCTATTCAATTAGCAATGCGTGCAGCAGTTATTCGCAGAAAGCTTCCAGCCTGCACCCATAGCTGGCCTATACTCGAGCGTTCTGGTCACAAGCCCCGCAACTGGCTGGGCTGGCCTGGTGATCATAATTTCGCTCTGGTACTTACTCATGACGTTGAGCACTATAACGGGCAGAATAAATCATACAGAGTAGCGCAACTGGAGATGAACCTTGGTTTCAGGTCATCGTTTAATCTTGTCCCCAGGCGTTATGAGGTCTCCGCTGAGCTTCGCAACTTTTTAGTTCACCATGGTTTTGAAGTTGGAGTACATGACTATAATCATGATGGGTTACTGTTTAGTTCCTATGAAGTGTTTAGTGAGAGAAAGGGTGCGATCAATGATTATTTAAAACTATGGAAAGCCAATGGGTTCAGGGCCGGAGCAATGCACCACAATTTAAAATGGATTGGTGAATTGGATGTGTTGTATGACTGTTCAACCTTTGATACCGATCCCTTTGAGCCACAGCCTGATCCTGTGGAGACGATTTTTCCCTTTCTGGTAAATAAAGATGAAGAAAACTCTTATGTAGAGATGCCTTATACTCTTCCACAGGATTTTACCCTG
This window of the Chitinispirillales bacterium ANBcel5 genome carries:
- a CDS encoding DegT/DnrJ/EryC1/StrS family aminotransferase; the encoded protein is MNNIPFLDLKAQHNELMDEIIETIGENARNANFVGGPLVEEFEQDFARFCGSKYAIGVGSGTDALRFALMGAQVSPGDMVITVPNTFIATTEAITQAGAIPVFIDVDERTGCMAPDKLRDYLETHCYIDMHQGVTINKITDKPVKAVIPVHLFGQVADMDPIMDLAHRHNITIIEDACQAHGAQYFSQKRQSWLRAGSIGESAAFSFYPGKNLGAFGEAGAVTTNNEQLANRIRMLRDHGQVRKYIHEIEGYNGRLDTIQAAILLIKLRHLPRWNEMRRECAARYNELLTKISGVELPYEPIWSRSVYHLYVIQNVQRDTMQQFLSQKGIGTGLHYPVPLHLQKAYSVLGYKEGSFPVSERMCKDILSLPMFPTLGYEQQQRVAMAVMEFNDSQRNGTSEDTFSNANQ